One region of Bacteroidia bacterium genomic DNA includes:
- a CDS encoding caspase family protein, translating into MRYNWILFCFYLLFTTTYSQNIPKNSNKLDSQGRRQGSWTILFDASFHEVKTADQAEYYRIITYKDDVPVGRVTDYYLNGKRQWEGGFIQDRPTEIPHGIITFYYRNGNRQESYTYEKGKLNGPYSTYDSLGNKTLDGNYLNDSLQGQITFFFSNGNISGIHNYSHGKREGQSRTYYPNGKKKVDTYYKNNRRQGIWIWYDENGQEIDRAEYDNGKQVGSLNKEVTTRFPVEMNIQTEPARNIQSIEFHPEGKFYSVTAEDYSIQIRESGNDLIIRTLTGHNSEIIHSQLIDNGKKLVSVEKNGVFLMFNTETGNIEKRLDTHIKDILNFVYIEFEGSSESVLYVFSRSLGAILYSNFQGNYEADPANIDFASYLASDINGSYYAAVMETNKEYGKLKKGDKFGIIVTLTADDTVKGRGISDIQPGSKLIRLCPVNNLIAFAGKQYVEIWNFVENKKILYWTPVKDEFDSTAYVQDLDFSSDGKYIAFSIGGKVVIVDIPKVEVYTKLINFDDNPKAVAFQPGTQRLLFSAGTSTYSFTINDDGWYTVEQISVEKPEYVCFTQSGKEMLQFSKYGITQWDMAKAKSAFWLYPNVDYSKEWVNIYSGAVAQAADFAVLASDEKIIITNTNPLTVDAMKTKGFQGEAIGVHPKTTSDVLLIGSYIKDKNAKEIPIYARIYDIEKDTLKTEKLLFKIPETAILKKISNLTFTANGEFFTCTYGDGILATIRYTDLKVQRSNTVSALATVYANQSISPDGKWLVYPTNEGNNAWVAESISGGKKVKFIENADKAVLSWMSDASKLLMVTPNGRLFVFNPQNWTKPDTLNTVTFARGIVALDNRYFSVYSEYTGKIEYWDIQQDKPLLTFLQFGKGDRVRHSAFYTPDNYYYGSTKALQNMHFTMGLSTFDIEQFDLQYNRPDIIVERLPLGDQNLKNSYKRIWQKRIRKLGFSEQTFGLKSFESPLIAFDNVNRMLTSNKDTFKLFVEYSDEKYLLDRVHVRVNNVPMFGKAGLSLSAFAVADWADNFYIPLSPGKNKIEVSVVNEIGVESPARSLTITKDDTTHKKPNLYIFAVGVSKYSDSRMNLTYAAKDAQDVANLFGKNLNKEYDSVKVQIITNEKATRSAILAIRKQLENTKITDHVIFFYAGHGVLDDSLDYFLATTDIDFRNPKAKALKYDDLDKLLDGIPARQKLVLIDACHSGEIDKEDVTLATAQNVETGKVKFRSTPGMQVSHIGLENSIELMQELFTDLRKGNGATVISSAGGAEYAMESKEWNNGVFTYSLLRGLQDNSADLNQNGNITIEELQKYLQEKVTELTQGKQKPTSRIVNLENNFRVW; encoded by the coding sequence ATGCGATATAACTGGATTTTATTTTGCTTTTATCTACTATTTACAACTACATATTCGCAAAATATCCCTAAAAATTCAAATAAATTAGATTCACAGGGAAGGAGGCAAGGCTCTTGGACAATTTTATTTGATGCAAGTTTTCACGAAGTAAAAACTGCTGACCAAGCGGAATATTATCGCATCATTACCTATAAAGATGACGTTCCGGTTGGCCGAGTTACTGATTATTATTTAAACGGTAAAAGACAGTGGGAAGGAGGCTTTATTCAAGACCGCCCTACGGAAATACCACACGGAATAATCACATTTTATTACCGAAACGGAAACCGCCAAGAATCATATACCTACGAAAAAGGAAAACTAAACGGCCCTTACTCTACTTATGATTCATTAGGGAATAAAACCTTAGACGGTAATTATCTAAATGACTCCCTACAAGGGCAAATTACTTTCTTTTTTTCCAATGGAAATATTTCCGGAATCCATAATTATAGTCATGGTAAACGCGAAGGCCAATCCCGCACCTACTACCCTAACGGAAAAAAGAAAGTAGATACTTATTACAAAAATAATCGCCGGCAAGGTATTTGGATTTGGTATGATGAAAATGGTCAAGAAATTGACCGAGCAGAATACGATAACGGCAAACAGGTAGGCAGCTTGAATAAAGAAGTTACTACTCGCTTTCCCGTAGAAATGAACATCCAGACTGAGCCTGCCCGAAATATCCAATCCATAGAATTTCACCCAGAAGGAAAATTCTACTCCGTTACTGCTGAGGACTATTCCATCCAAATCAGAGAATCAGGCAACGACCTAATAATCAGAACCTTAACAGGGCACAATTCAGAAATTATACACTCGCAGCTAATTGATAACGGGAAAAAACTTGTTTCGGTTGAAAAAAATGGGGTTTTTCTTATGTTTAATACCGAAACAGGAAATATCGAAAAACGGTTAGATACACACATCAAAGATATACTCAACTTTGTTTATATAGAATTTGAAGGGTCTTCAGAGTCAGTGTTATATGTTTTTAGTAGGTCCTTGGGCGCAATACTTTACAGCAACTTTCAAGGCAACTATGAAGCCGATCCCGCTAATATAGATTTTGCTTCTTATTTAGCCAGCGATATTAACGGGAGTTATTATGCTGCTGTTATGGAAACCAATAAAGAATATGGCAAACTAAAAAAAGGGGATAAGTTCGGAATTATTGTTACCTTGACCGCAGACGATACTGTCAAAGGCAGGGGAATCTCTGATATACAACCGGGTAGTAAGCTAATACGATTATGCCCCGTAAATAACTTAATAGCTTTTGCCGGAAAACAATATGTAGAGATATGGAACTTTGTAGAAAACAAAAAAATCCTCTATTGGACACCTGTTAAGGATGAATTTGACAGCACAGCTTATGTTCAAGACTTAGATTTTTCGAGTGACGGAAAATATATTGCCTTTTCTATTGGCGGAAAAGTAGTCATCGTGGATATACCCAAAGTTGAAGTCTATACGAAATTAATTAACTTTGATGATAACCCTAAGGCTGTGGCGTTTCAGCCGGGAACTCAACGGCTTCTATTCTCTGCCGGAACCTCTACTTATTCTTTCACTATTAATGATGATGGTTGGTACACCGTAGAGCAAATTTCGGTAGAAAAACCTGAATATGTGTGCTTTACCCAATCCGGTAAAGAGATGCTTCAGTTTTCAAAATATGGTATCACCCAGTGGGATATGGCAAAAGCGAAGTCTGCTTTCTGGCTTTATCCAAACGTAGATTATAGCAAAGAATGGGTTAATATTTATTCGGGTGCAGTAGCTCAAGCAGCAGACTTTGCTGTATTAGCTTCTGATGAAAAAATAATAATTACGAACACTAATCCGCTTACAGTAGATGCTATGAAAACAAAAGGATTTCAAGGTGAAGCTATTGGGGTACACCCAAAAACAACCTCTGATGTCTTACTTATTGGCAGTTATATTAAAGATAAAAATGCTAAAGAAATACCTATTTATGCCCGAATCTATGATATAGAAAAAGATACATTAAAAACGGAGAAACTCTTATTTAAAATACCGGAAACGGCAATCCTCAAAAAAATATCTAATCTAACTTTTACCGCCAACGGTGAATTTTTTACCTGCACTTATGGAGACGGCATCTTAGCAACCATTCGTTATACTGACCTAAAAGTACAGCGTTCTAATACCGTTTCAGCCTTAGCTACGGTATATGCAAACCAATCCATAAGCCCGGACGGAAAATGGTTAGTTTACCCAACTAATGAAGGAAACAACGCCTGGGTAGCAGAAAGCATATCCGGTGGAAAAAAAGTTAAATTTATCGAAAATGCTGATAAAGCAGTGCTTTCTTGGATGTCTGATGCCTCCAAATTACTCATGGTTACTCCTAACGGACGTTTATTCGTTTTTAACCCCCAGAATTGGACAAAACCAGACACCTTAAACACCGTTACCTTTGCCAGAGGAATTGTTGCCTTGGATAATCGTTATTTTTCCGTATATTCTGAATATACCGGTAAAATTGAATATTGGGATATTCAGCAGGATAAACCACTTTTAACATTTTTGCAGTTTGGAAAAGGTGATAGAGTACGCCATTCTGCCTTTTATACACCGGATAACTATTACTATGGCTCCACCAAAGCACTTCAGAATATGCACTTTACGATGGGACTTTCTACCTTTGATATAGAGCAATTCGACTTGCAATATAACCGGCCGGATATTATCGTAGAAAGGCTGCCATTGGGAGACCAAAACCTAAAAAATAGCTATAAAAGAATTTGGCAAAAGAGAATCCGAAAATTAGGGTTTTCCGAACAAACCTTTGGTTTGAAATCCTTTGAATCCCCGTTAATAGCCTTTGATAACGTTAATCGTATGCTGACTTCAAATAAGGATACATTCAAACTATTTGTAGAATACAGCGACGAAAAATACCTCCTTGATAGAGTGCACGTCCGCGTTAATAATGTTCCTATGTTCGGGAAAGCTGGATTGAGCTTATCTGCATTTGCTGTTGCAGACTGGGCAGATAATTTTTACATCCCGCTATCCCCCGGAAAAAACAAAATCGAAGTCTCTGTGGTCAATGAGATTGGTGTAGAATCTCCGGCCCGTAGCTTAACCATTACCAAAGATGACACTACCCACAAGAAACCCAATTTATACATTTTTGCCGTTGGAGTTTCTAAGTATAGCGACAGCAGAATGAACCTTACCTATGCCGCCAAAGATGCCCAAGATGTAGCGAATCTTTTTGGCAAAAACCTAAATAAGGAATATGATTCCGTTAAAGTGCAGATTATTACAAATGAAAAAGCTACCCGTAGTGCAATCCTCGCTATCCGTAAACAATTAGAAAACACCAAAATAACTGACCATGTTATCTTTTTCTACGCCGGGCACGGTGTCTTAGATGACTCCTTAGATTACTTTTTAGCTACTACCGATATTGATTTTCGCAATCCAAAGGCCAAAGCACTGAAATACGATGACTTAGACAAATTATTAGATGGAATCCCGGCACGCCAAAAATTAGTCCTGATAGATGCGTGCCACTCCGGAGAAATTGATAAAGAAGACGTTACCTTAGCAACTGCTCAAAATGTTGAGACCGGAAAGGTCAAGTTTCGTTCAACTCCCGGAATGCAGGTCAGCCATATTGGCTTAGAAAATTCCATAGAACTGATGCAGGAGTTATTTACAGACCTTCGTAAGGGAAATGGAGCTACGGTTATATCCAGTGCCGGAGGTGCTGAATATGCTATGGAAAGTAAAGAATGGAATAACGGTGTCTTTACCTATTCTCTATTACGTGGACTGCAAGATAACTCTGCCGACCTCAATCAAAACGGAAATATAACCATTGAAGAACTTCAAAAATACCTACAAGAAAAGGTAACAGAACTTACCCAAGGAAAGCAAAAACCTACCTCCAGAATTGTCAATTTAGAAAACAATTTCAGGGTCTGGTAA
- a CDS encoding T9SS type A sorting domain-containing protein, translating into MKKSLFAAVVLMGFISHSFAQVCTPSGAVCSIPPGGAVCTNPSPQLDTYQNSPVDTVLYFVFTKQITNPLTATITSVKVTGISNVPVGLQAQLTPDSTFLPSPAFPSVGPIGCVRIVGTPTQVNQISDSVRIDLSVTLQTPFGTMPYPQTAGYRVAVLLPTALDNLLAFGKFDLYPNPANSASKITYTLNQPSRVSLTVHDLQGRLVETVFTGAQAGGYQEMTISTANLTPGLYNVMLQVEDQIITKKLIVE; encoded by the coding sequence ATGAAAAAAAGTTTATTTGCCGCAGTTGTTCTGATGGGGTTTATTTCCCACAGTTTTGCTCAAGTTTGTACACCCAGTGGTGCTGTCTGCTCTATTCCTCCCGGAGGAGCCGTATGTACCAATCCTTCTCCGCAGCTTGATACGTACCAAAACAGCCCCGTAGATACTGTTCTGTATTTTGTTTTTACGAAACAAATTACCAATCCGCTTACGGCTACTATTACAAGTGTGAAAGTTACCGGTATTTCAAATGTTCCGGTTGGTCTTCAGGCTCAACTCACACCGGATTCTACCTTTTTACCAAGCCCTGCTTTCCCGAGTGTTGGCCCAATCGGGTGTGTACGTATTGTAGGTACCCCCACTCAGGTAAACCAAATTTCAGATTCCGTTCGTATAGACCTTTCTGTAACCCTTCAAACTCCCTTTGGAACAATGCCTTACCCACAAACAGCAGGCTATCGGGTAGCTGTTTTGTTACCTACTGCCTTAGACAACCTTTTAGCTTTCGGCAAATTTGACCTATATCCCAATCCGGCCAATAGTGCATCCAAAATCACCTATACTTTAAACCAGCCAAGCCGTGTATCTTTGACTGTACACGATTTACAAGGCCGTTTAGTAGAAACTGTATTTACCGGAGCACAAGCCGGTGGTTATCAAGAAATGACCATTTCTACAGCTAACCTAACACCCGGACTATACAATGTAATGCTTCAAGTTGAAGACCAAATAATTACCAAAAAACTGATTGTAGAATAA